One segment of Geminicoccaceae bacterium DNA contains the following:
- a CDS encoding carbohydrate ABC transporter permease yields the protein MTAHTASSSSGSMNRARYLLYAVLILFCLYYLLPLYVMVVNSLKPLAEITSGGMMSLPHEWTIAPWTSAWSTAQVGVDATGLRPYFINSFLMVIPAVALSTVLGALNGYVLTKWTFRGATVIFGLMLFGCFIPFQMVLIPMARMLGLMGLAGTVPGLIFVHLVYGIGFSTLYFRNYYAAFPNELVRAAQIDGAEFFTIFRRIMLPSSGPIAVVCIIWQFTNIWNDFLFGASFSDFDSQPMTVALNNLVQSSTGVKEYNVHFAGAIMAALPTLFVYIVAGRYFVRGLMAGSVKG from the coding sequence ATGACGGCGCACACGGCTTCCTCTTCCTCCGGTTCCATGAACCGGGCACGATATCTTCTCTACGCGGTACTCATCCTCTTTTGCCTCTATTATCTCCTGCCGCTCTATGTCATGGTGGTGAATTCGCTCAAACCACTGGCGGAAATCACTTCCGGCGGCATGATGTCGTTGCCGCATGAATGGACGATCGCTCCATGGACGAGCGCCTGGTCGACGGCCCAGGTCGGCGTCGATGCCACCGGCCTTCGGCCCTATTTCATCAATTCGTTCCTGATGGTCATTCCCGCGGTGGCCCTCTCCACGGTCCTGGGCGCGCTCAACGGTTATGTCCTGACCAAGTGGACCTTCAGGGGTGCTACCGTGATCTTCGGGCTGATGCTCTTCGGTTGCTTCATCCCGTTCCAGATGGTGTTGATTCCGATGGCGCGGATGCTCGGCCTGATGGGACTGGCCGGCACGGTACCCGGCCTGATCTTCGTCCATCTGGTCTACGGCATCGGTTTCTCGACTCTCTATTTCCGCAACTACTATGCGGCATTTCCCAATGAGCTGGTGCGAGCGGCCCAGATCGACGGAGCGGAGTTCTTCACCATCTTCCGGCGGATCATGCTGCCGTCATCGGGACCCATCGCGGTCGTCTGCATCATCTGGCAGTTCACCAACATCTGGAACGATTTCCTGTTCGGTGCCTCGTTCTCCGACTTCGACAGTCAGCCGATGACGGTGGCCCTGAACAATCTCGTCCAGTCGTCGACGGGCGTGAAGGAATACAATGTCCATTTCGCCGGTGCCATCATGGCGGCCTTGCCGACACTCTTCGTCTACATCGTCGCCGGACGCTATTTCGTCCGCGGATTGATGGCCGGCTCAGTGAAAGGATAG
- the ugpC gene encoding sn-glycerol-3-phosphate ABC transporter ATP-binding protein UgpC produces MGFLDINNATKSYGSVKILHETDISVEEGEFLVLVGPSGCGKSTLLNMIAGLEEVTSGDIVIKGRSMNGVKPADRNIAMVFQSYALYPNMTVKGNISFGMEMHGVAKAERERRIAEAAELLQIAHLLNRKPGQLSGGQRQRVAMGRALVRDPDVFLFDEPLSNLDAKLRVDMRTEIKKLHQKLGTTIVYVTHDQIEALTLSTRIAVMYGGYVQQLGTPREIYDNPANMFVAGFMGSPSMNLFPASLVHHDGGPAAEVRLADGSSAILPFPGERRIAASDRRDIILGIRPEAITDRDGADRNSRNVHVVEARVELTEPAGSDTFVVSQMGGKDVTGRFRADVAVRAGDRFPFAVNMDKAVAFDPKSEKRVA; encoded by the coding sequence ATGGGCTTCCTTGATATCAACAACGCAACGAAGTCTTACGGTTCGGTCAAGATCCTGCATGAGACCGACATCTCCGTCGAGGAAGGTGAATTCCTTGTCCTCGTCGGGCCATCGGGCTGTGGCAAGTCCACATTGCTGAACATGATCGCCGGTCTCGAGGAGGTCACTTCGGGCGACATCGTGATCAAGGGCCGCAGCATGAACGGGGTCAAGCCCGCGGATCGCAACATCGCCATGGTGTTCCAGTCCTACGCGCTCTATCCGAACATGACCGTCAAGGGGAATATTTCCTTTGGCATGGAAATGCACGGAGTCGCGAAGGCGGAGCGGGAAAGGCGCATCGCCGAGGCCGCAGAACTGCTCCAGATCGCCCACCTCCTGAATCGCAAGCCCGGCCAGCTCTCGGGCGGTCAACGTCAGCGCGTGGCGATGGGCCGCGCCCTCGTGCGCGATCCCGACGTGTTCCTGTTCGACGAGCCATTGTCCAACCTGGATGCCAAGCTGCGGGTGGACATGCGCACGGAGATAAAGAAGCTGCACCAGAAACTGGGTACGACCATCGTCTACGTCACGCATGACCAGATCGAGGCGCTGACGCTCTCGACCCGGATCGCGGTGATGTACGGTGGCTACGTCCAGCAGCTTGGTACACCCAGGGAGATCTACGACAATCCGGCCAACATGTTCGTCGCCGGCTTCATGGGATCGCCGTCGATGAACCTGTTTCCGGCAAGCCTTGTCCATCACGATGGCGGGCCGGCTGCGGAGGTCCGCCTGGCCGACGGCTCAAGTGCCATCCTGCCGTTCCCGGGTGAAAGGCGGATCGCTGCCTCCGATCGCCGGGACATCATTCTCGGCATCCGGCCGGAGGCGATCACGGATCGCGACGGAGCCGACCGCAATTCACGCAATGTGCATGTCGTGGAGGCCCGGGTCGAGCTGACGGAGCCTGCCGGGTCCGACACCTTCGTCGTCAGCCAGATGGGCGGCAAGGATGTGACAGGCCGTTTCCGCGCCGACGTCGCGGTCAGGGCCGGGGACCGCTTTCCCTTTGCCGTCAACATGGACAAGGCGGTGGCCTTCGATCCCAAAAGCGAAAAACGGGTCGCCTGA
- a CDS encoding GMC family oxidoreductase gives MRDAPDIVIVGSGMGGATLAAGLAPCGARIVILERGRPIPADAPVRDPNRIYTNSAFRSNETWLDEAGRPFEPGNYYNVGGNSKFYGAVLIRYRAEDFGELEHFDGMSPAWPFPYDELAPWYDEAERLYRVRGDVASDPTEPLHRGPYPYPPVPDEPAVALVRERLAKVGVKPFTLPLGVDIERWLRAGRTGWDGYPDLHCGKMDAETCGLSAALAHPNVEMVTGARVIRLETRGSRISGIVYEKGGEQRRMTPRIVAVCAGAVQSAALLLRSGVANASDQVGRCFMNHNASALIAIDPRFRNDSIYQKTFGINDWYLTDGADGRPLGNLQLLGRVVPDILKIQVPSLPMPVARWISRHAIDLYVISEDLPDTESRVVLRGDDVQLLWRRSNMTAHRKLVARTKETFRAAGFPIVLSRLFDGRVPSHQCGTVRMGSDPATSVLDPQCRSWDHPNLFVTDAGALPTSAAVNPALTVAAIALRAAGTIRQELTT, from the coding sequence ATGCGGGATGCACCCGACATCGTCATCGTCGGCAGTGGCATGGGCGGTGCCACACTCGCTGCCGGTCTGGCGCCATGCGGTGCAAGGATCGTCATCCTTGAGCGGGGCCGGCCGATTCCGGCAGATGCCCCGGTGCGTGATCCGAACAGGATCTACACGAACAGCGCATTCCGTTCGAACGAGACCTGGCTGGACGAGGCCGGCCGGCCGTTCGAACCGGGAAATTACTACAATGTCGGCGGCAATTCGAAGTTCTACGGTGCGGTGCTGATTCGCTACCGTGCTGAAGACTTTGGCGAACTGGAGCATTTCGACGGAATGTCTCCGGCCTGGCCCTTTCCCTATGACGAACTGGCGCCGTGGTACGATGAGGCGGAGCGGCTCTATCGGGTGCGCGGGGATGTGGCGTCCGATCCGACCGAACCGTTGCATCGCGGTCCCTATCCCTATCCTCCCGTACCCGATGAGCCGGCCGTGGCTCTGGTACGCGAGCGGCTGGCGAAGGTCGGTGTGAAACCGTTCACGCTGCCGCTGGGGGTGGATATCGAGCGATGGTTGCGGGCGGGGCGAACGGGGTGGGACGGCTATCCCGACCTGCATTGCGGGAAGATGGATGCGGAGACCTGCGGTCTCTCCGCGGCGCTTGCCCATCCCAATGTCGAGATGGTGACAGGGGCGCGGGTCATCCGGCTTGAAACCCGTGGCAGCCGCATCTCCGGGATCGTCTACGAGAAGGGGGGCGAGCAGCGCCGCATGACACCGCGGATCGTTGCCGTCTGTGCCGGGGCGGTGCAGTCTGCGGCACTGCTCCTGCGATCGGGCGTCGCCAACGCATCGGATCAGGTCGGGCGCTGCTTCATGAACCACAATGCAAGCGCCCTGATTGCCATCGATCCCCGCTTCAGGAATGATTCCATTTACCAGAAGACCTTTGGTATCAATGACTGGTACCTGACGGATGGTGCCGATGGCAGGCCGCTGGGCAATCTCCAGCTCCTCGGCCGCGTCGTGCCCGACATCCTCAAAATCCAGGTGCCGAGCCTGCCGATGCCGGTGGCGCGCTGGATCTCCCGGCATGCCATCGATCTCTATGTCATCTCCGAGGATCTGCCGGACACCGAAAGTCGGGTCGTGCTCCGTGGCGATGACGTCCAGCTGCTGTGGCGACGTTCGAACATGACCGCGCACCGCAAGCTGGTCGCGAGAACAAAGGAGACGTTCAGGGCTGCCGGCTTCCCGATCGTGCTTTCGCGCCTGTTCGATGGCCGTGTGCCCTCTCACCAGTGCGGCACTGTCCGGATGGGAAGCGACCCGGCGACATCCGTCCTCGATCCGCAATGTCGTTCATGGGATCATCCCAACCTGTTTGTCACGGATGCGGGAGCGCTGCCAACCTCCGCGGCGGTCAATCCGGCGCTCACGGTGGCCGCCATCGCCCTTCGTGCTGCCGGCACGATCCGCCAGGAACTCACCACGTGA
- a CDS encoding GMC family oxidoreductase N-terminal domain-containing protein: MRNGYDFIIIGGGSAGCVLAARLSENPATRVLLLEAGGGDRHPFYHLPAGFAKMTKGIGSWGWSSVPQRHMQGRVFRYTQAKVIGGGSTINAQIYTRGNPLDYDEWRQKGCEGWSYEDVLPYFRKAEDNDTFANRYHGKGGPLGVSKPRAPLPICEAYFEAAAELGIPFNDDVTGERQDGVAYYQLTQRNARRSSAAMAYLAPNRKRPNLTVETGAQVHRIVVEKGRATGVELLDGRKLTASIEVILSSGAIGSPRLLQLSGIGPASHLEGLGIAVVHDQPGVGSNLQDHLDLYCICEVSGPHTYDRYARLHWSAVAALQYLFTRRGPVASSLFETGGFWYADPDARSPDIQFHLGLGTGIESGVASMPDGGVTLNSCYLRPRSRGSVRLQSRDPAAAPLIDPNYLEDPRDRELSIEGLRLTQRIMAQAPLRPFIKAERLPGPDVKTDEDYFNFICEHSKTSHHASGTCRMGSDAEAVVDIRLRFNGIDGLRVADASIMPQVVSSNTNAAAIMIGEKAADMIREDNGV; encoded by the coding sequence ATGCGCAACGGATACGACTTCATCATCATCGGCGGTGGTTCCGCCGGTTGCGTGCTGGCGGCCCGCCTGTCGGAAAACCCGGCGACGCGGGTGTTGTTGCTGGAAGCCGGTGGCGGCGACCGGCACCCGTTCTACCACCTGCCGGCCGGCTTCGCGAAGATGACCAAGGGCATCGGCAGCTGGGGCTGGTCGAGTGTCCCCCAGCGCCACATGCAGGGCCGGGTCTTCCGCTATACCCAGGCAAAGGTGATAGGCGGCGGGTCGACGATCAATGCCCAGATCTACACCCGCGGCAATCCGCTGGATTATGACGAGTGGCGACAGAAGGGCTGCGAGGGATGGTCCTACGAGGATGTTCTTCCCTACTTCAGGAAGGCCGAGGACAACGATACTTTCGCCAATCGTTACCATGGCAAGGGCGGTCCCCTCGGCGTCTCGAAGCCCCGGGCGCCGCTGCCGATCTGCGAGGCCTATTTCGAGGCTGCCGCCGAACTGGGCATTCCGTTCAACGACGACGTGACAGGCGAACGCCAGGACGGTGTCGCCTATTACCAGCTCACCCAGCGCAATGCCCGGCGGTCTTCGGCCGCCATGGCCTATCTGGCTCCCAACCGCAAGCGGCCCAACCTGACCGTCGAGACCGGCGCCCAGGTACACAGGATCGTCGTGGAGAAAGGTCGGGCCACGGGTGTGGAATTGCTCGACGGACGCAAGCTGACCGCCTCCATCGAGGTCATCCTGTCTTCGGGGGCGATCGGCTCGCCACGGCTCTTGCAGCTCTCCGGGATCGGTCCCGCGAGCCACCTCGAAGGCCTTGGAATCGCGGTCGTTCATGACCAGCCCGGTGTCGGCTCCAACCTCCAGGACCATCTCGACCTTTACTGCATCTGCGAAGTCTCCGGTCCGCACACCTATGACCGTTATGCCAGACTTCACTGGTCGGCTGTTGCCGCGCTGCAATATCTTTTCACCCGCCGCGGTCCGGTCGCCTCCAGTCTCTTCGAGACCGGCGGCTTCTGGTATGCCGATCCGGATGCCCGCTCGCCCGACATCCAGTTTCATCTCGGGCTGGGGACCGGTATCGAGTCGGGAGTAGCGTCCATGCCGGATGGCGGAGTGACCCTCAACTCGTGCTATCTGCGTCCGCGTTCCCGCGGTTCGGTCCGGCTGCAGAGCCGGGATCCCGCGGCAGCACCCCTGATCGACCCGAACTATCTCGAAGATCCGCGTGACCGCGAGCTCTCGATCGAGGGGCTCAGACTTACCCAGAGGATCATGGCGCAGGCGCCGCTGAGGCCGTTCATAAAGGCCGAACGCCTGCCCGGACCGGATGTGAAGACCGACGAAGACTATTTCAACTTCATCTGCGAGCATTCCAAGACGTCGCATCATGCATCCGGAACCTGCCGGATGGGTTCCGATGCCGAAGCCGTGGTCGATATCCGGTTGCGTTTCAATGGAATAGACGGTCTTCGCGTCGCCGATGCCTCGATCATGCCCCAAGTGGTTTCCTCCAATACCAATGCCGCGGCGATCATGATCGGCGAGAAGGCCGCAGACATGATCCGTGAGGACAATGGCGTCTGA
- a CDS encoding LacI family DNA-binding transcriptional regulator, with protein MKRRPTILDVARHAGVSKSTVSLVLRNSPLVRNSTRLDVERSMAALGYVYNRSAANLRGTGSGLVGLIINDLRNPFFTEFAASAQMAFSREGYATAIANTDEDPAIQAQVVDSMIEHGVSAFVISPAYDDDRTTFDKIERAGIPTMQVLRRIDDRTDLFPFASLDYTAGGELATRHLIELGCRNIAFIGGLADRPITRERMTGYERVMIAEGLEPRHFPGRPSRMIGRRMAHGLARECPGIDAAVCFSDLVALGMHSGFAEAGVVLGEDFRLVGFDDIEECSLVYPQLSSVRCDIARFGEHAARAMLRWLVHNQHPPCERREPIHLIPRQSTLGRGCNPDRCNPD; from the coding sequence ATGAAGCGGCGACCGACGATCCTCGATGTGGCGCGTCATGCGGGAGTATCCAAGTCGACCGTATCGCTCGTATTGCGCAACAGCCCGCTGGTCAGGAACTCCACCCGTCTCGACGTGGAAAGGTCCATGGCGGCTCTGGGCTACGTCTACAACCGCTCTGCCGCCAATCTGCGCGGCACGGGGTCGGGGCTGGTCGGCCTGATCATCAACGACCTGCGCAATCCGTTCTTCACGGAATTCGCCGCAAGCGCGCAGATGGCGTTTTCCCGCGAGGGTTATGCCACCGCGATCGCCAATACCGACGAGGATCCGGCGATCCAGGCGCAGGTCGTCGATTCGATGATCGAGCATGGCGTTTCGGCCTTCGTCATTTCGCCTGCCTATGATGACGACAGGACGACCTTCGACAAGATCGAACGGGCGGGCATTCCGACCATGCAGGTCCTGCGCAGGATTGACGATCGAACCGACCTGTTCCCCTTTGCATCCCTCGACTATACGGCGGGTGGAGAGCTGGCGACACGGCACCTGATCGAGCTCGGATGCCGCAATATCGCATTCATCGGCGGGCTCGCCGACCGGCCCATCACCCGTGAGCGCATGACCGGCTATGAGCGGGTCATGATTGCGGAAGGTCTGGAGCCAAGGCATTTCCCCGGCCGTCCGTCACGGATGATCGGCCGCCGGATGGCCCACGGGCTTGCGCGGGAGTGCCCCGGCATTGATGCCGCTGTCTGTTTCAGTGATCTCGTGGCCCTGGGCATGCATTCGGGATTTGCCGAAGCCGGTGTGGTCCTGGGCGAGGATTTTCGCCTTGTCGGTTTCGACGATATCGAGGAATGCTCGCTGGTGTACCCGCAACTCAGCTCCGTGCGCTGCGATATCGCCCGTTTCGGCGAACATGCGGCACGGGCCATGCTCCGCTGGCTGGTCCACAACCAGCATCCGCCCTGCGAACGCCGCGAACCCATCCACCTCATCCCCCGCCAGTCGACCCTTGGACGAGGTTGCAATCCGGATCGATGCAATCCGGATTGA
- a CDS encoding glycosyltransferase family 2 protein, giving the protein MARWSVSVFAKNEEDSVSSCLAAVDAALAGSPSVVTVIVNGSTDRTFERVCRYRDGRRPDMRAFRSSLASKANAWNSFVHDLKPDADLYFFVDAYARVEPDAFRRLAAALERHPQAHAATSVPTTGRSASLVAGNSIEHGGLHGTLHVLRREFVDGIVHRGIRQPFGLYRGDGLIGAMAMHDFDARRNRWDKQRVAVVTEPTWHHRPLSPFRRKDLERHFNRLVMQARGRLENAAIRDIIYKDGFEALPQHADAMIGDWLSRQSAATLLRLWLEPFTALAMRKLRPGHVPDRTGLEMPGRPA; this is encoded by the coding sequence GTGGCTCGCTGGAGTGTTTCCGTTTTTGCGAAGAATGAAGAGGATTCCGTCTCTTCCTGTCTTGCAGCCGTCGATGCCGCGCTGGCAGGCAGCCCGTCCGTTGTCACGGTGATCGTCAACGGGTCGACCGACCGGACCTTCGAACGCGTCTGCCGCTATCGTGATGGCAGGCGGCCGGACATGCGTGCCTTCCGGAGCAGCCTTGCCAGCAAGGCCAATGCCTGGAACAGTTTCGTCCACGATCTGAAACCCGACGCCGATCTGTACTTCTTCGTCGATGCCTATGCCCGTGTCGAGCCGGACGCCTTTCGCCGGCTGGCCGCGGCACTTGAGCGCCATCCGCAGGCCCATGCCGCGACCTCGGTTCCCACCACCGGCCGCAGCGCCAGCCTGGTTGCGGGCAACTCCATCGAACATGGTGGCCTGCACGGGACCCTTCATGTTCTCCGGCGCGAATTCGTCGACGGCATCGTGCACCGCGGCATTCGCCAGCCATTCGGCCTCTATCGCGGCGACGGGCTGATCGGTGCGATGGCCATGCACGATTTCGACGCGCGCCGGAACCGTTGGGACAAGCAGCGTGTGGCGGTGGTCACCGAGCCGACATGGCATCATCGACCGTTGTCGCCCTTTCGCCGCAAGGATCTCGAACGGCATTTCAACCGGCTCGTCATGCAGGCACGCGGGCGCCTGGAAAACGCAGCGATCCGCGACATCATCTACAAGGACGGATTCGAGGCCCTGCCGCAACATGCCGATGCGATGATCGGCGACTGGCTTTCCCGGCAGAGCGCCGCGACCTTGCTCCGGCTGTGGCTGGAGCCGTTCACGGCTCTCGCAATGCGCAAGCTGCGGCCGGGCCATGTCCCGGACCGGACCGGGTTGGAAATGCCGGGCCGTCCGGCGTGA
- a CDS encoding ParA family protein — protein MAISMVRTVPQRPSAVDFAEERAVGKIIAVGNLKGGTGKSTTAVNLACAMASYGRSVCVVDCDPQETSFRWLAKGEHAIAAERMPVERISSVEGWMLKARRLVDEYDIVIVDLPAVVTPAVASAFLLAHVILIPVTPSAIDIDGTERVLRHVRMAREERPAAMPKVMLVPTRVDQLTLHRNRLPSRLAGLHERIGPAIRERATLAEAFEARRWVGSYAPDSAAHADIMVLEAAVSELLDHAPDPPLLKRFPEPLRRVADEPVREIPAVLEPELPEIGRRSWWRRLFGS, from the coding sequence TTGGCCATCTCGATGGTCCGAACGGTGCCGCAGCGGCCATCGGCGGTTGACTTCGCGGAAGAACGGGCCGTCGGCAAGATCATCGCCGTCGGAAACCTCAAGGGGGGGACCGGCAAGAGCACGACGGCCGTCAACCTTGCCTGTGCCATGGCTTCCTACGGCCGGTCGGTCTGCGTCGTCGATTGCGATCCGCAGGAGACCAGCTTTCGCTGGCTGGCCAAGGGAGAGCACGCCATCGCCGCGGAGCGCATGCCGGTCGAGCGGATCAGCTCGGTGGAGGGCTGGATGCTCAAGGCCCGCCGTCTCGTCGACGAATATGACATCGTCATCGTCGACCTGCCGGCCGTGGTGACGCCGGCCGTGGCATCGGCCTTCCTGCTGGCGCATGTCATCCTGATCCCGGTGACGCCATCGGCCATCGATATCGACGGGACGGAACGGGTCCTCAGGCATGTCCGCATGGCCCGCGAGGAACGCCCGGCCGCGATGCCCAAGGTGATGCTCGTGCCCACGCGTGTCGACCAGCTCACCTTGCACCGGAACCGGCTGCCATCACGTCTGGCCGGGCTGCATGAGCGCATCGGTCCGGCAATCCGCGAACGCGCGACACTGGCCGAGGCGTTCGAGGCTCGTCGGTGGGTGGGCAGCTATGCACCGGATAGTGCCGCCCATGCGGATATCATGGTACTGGAAGCGGCCGTATCCGAACTGCTCGACCATGCTCCCGATCCTCCCTTGCTCAAGCGTTTTCCCGAGCCCCTTCGCAGGGTCGCCGATGAGCCCGTCCGCGAGATACCTGCCGTGCTCGAACCCGAATTGCCGGAGATTGGACGGAGATCGTGGTGGCGGCGTCTCTTCGGGAGTTGA
- a CDS encoding DUF4332 domain-containing protein — MSQKIEHIEGIGESYGARLRAAGITTTRALLKACADRKGRKALAGETGLDEGRLLKWANMADLMRIKGIGKQFSELLEAAGVDTVKELRTRNAENLAAKMAEVNEQKKLTRAVPAEKMVAGWVEQAKQLPPAITY, encoded by the coding sequence ATGTCCCAAAAAATCGAGCACATCGAAGGTATCGGCGAGAGTTATGGTGCCAGATTGCGTGCTGCCGGTATTACCACCACCCGTGCCCTGCTGAAGGCCTGCGCGGACAGGAAGGGACGCAAGGCACTGGCCGGCGAGACCGGGCTCGATGAGGGGCGGTTGCTGAAATGGGCCAACATGGCCGATCTGATGCGCATCAAGGGGATCGGCAAGCAGTTCTCCGAACTGCTGGAAGCCGCTGGGGTCGATACGGTCAAGGAGCTGCGCACCCGCAATGCCGAGAACCTCGCGGCGAAAATGGCGGAGGTCAACGAGCAGAAGAAATTGACCAGAGCGGTACCGGCGGAGAAAATGGTTGCCGGATGGGTCGAACAGGCCAAGCAGCTCCCGCCGGCCATCACCTACTGA
- a CDS encoding sugar kinase: MTSGRIGVVSAGECMIELVELGDGLMRRSFGGDTLNTAVYLRRSLDPARYDVSYLTVLGDDPFSDEMVDAWQAEGLDCSMVGRLGDRLPGLHAVRTDERGDRSFYYWRDRAPVRDLFSDVSLAPLLDASRSAGLFYFSGITLAILDEESREKLVEDLALRRRNGVRVAHDPNFRPRLWPDRERARYWQKAIYAHCDVVLPTFDDEQALWGDDDPAGTIARLRDSGVGEIVVKCGGDAAHVWTDAAQTSLAPLRTVDPVDTTGAGDSFNAAYLAARLEGESLEQALADGHALAGHVVMHKGAIAPRIV, translated from the coding sequence ATGACCAGTGGCCGGATCGGTGTCGTCAGCGCCGGTGAATGCATGATCGAGCTGGTCGAGCTCGGAGACGGGCTCATGCGGCGCTCCTTTGGCGGTGATACGCTCAATACGGCTGTCTATCTTCGCCGATCGCTCGATCCGGCCCGATACGACGTCAGTTACCTGACCGTTCTCGGTGACGATCCGTTTTCCGATGAAATGGTCGACGCCTGGCAGGCCGAAGGACTCGACTGTTCGATGGTCGGACGTTTGGGTGACCGGCTTCCGGGACTTCATGCGGTCCGGACCGACGAGCGGGGGGATCGCAGCTTCTACTACTGGCGCGATCGCGCACCTGTACGCGATCTGTTCAGCGACGTTTCGCTCGCACCCCTGCTCGATGCCAGCCGGTCTGCCGGGCTGTTCTATTTTTCAGGCATCACGCTTGCCATCCTCGACGAGGAATCGAGGGAGAAGCTGGTCGAAGACCTGGCTTTGCGCCGGCGCAACGGTGTCCGGGTGGCGCATGACCCCAATTTCCGCCCGCGCCTGTGGCCCGATCGCGAGCGCGCCCGCTATTGGCAGAAGGCGATATATGCCCATTGCGATGTGGTGCTGCCGACGTTCGACGATGAGCAGGCCCTGTGGGGCGATGACGATCCGGCCGGAACCATCGCCCGCCTGCGCGACAGCGGGGTAGGGGAGATCGTCGTCAAATGTGGTGGTGATGCCGCGCATGTCTGGACAGATGCGGCGCAAACCAGTCTTGCACCCCTGCGGACTGTCGATCCCGTGGACACCACGGGCGCCGGCGATTCGTTCAATGCGGCCTATCTGGCAGCCCGGCTCGAAGGCGAATCCCTTGAGCAGGCCCTGGCCGACGGGCATGCCCTGGCCGGGCATGTCGTCATGCACAAGGGAGCCATTGCTCCCCGGATCGTCTGA